In Leptospira ellinghausenii, the genomic stretch TTGGGTAGTACAGAAAAAGCATGGTTCACACATAAACATTTGAATTTAAAACCAAAACTATGTTCGACGGGCATCGCGGAATGGGGTGCTGCGAAAAAATAGACTGGTTTATCCGTAGGATTTTTCATCACCAATAAAAATTGTTTTTTAGAACCAGGTTTTAATACCAATTGTCCATTCGGTATCAAGTCTCCAAAGGGGACACGTTTTCCATCTTGGACTGTACCTGTGGTCCAAAGTGCTAAAGCTTGTGCTCCTCCAGGTTCTCTAATTTCCATTTCTAAAGGTAATGAAGTGTATACCCACCTAACATCAATTTTTACTTTGTTAGATGGGATGGGGTTTGTAACAACAACTTCATTGTGTTCGTGAATCGGCGGAGCTACTTTTTCTTCACAGGAGTTGAACAAAAGAATCAAACTAAATACAATATAAAGGAAAAGTCGTTGTTGCATCCTAATCAAACCGAATCTCCTACTATTCTAAATTTAATTCCAATGTTGAGAAATCTAGATTATCAGTTTTTTTAGAATTGATTAGATAAAACTGTTTCCCTTTCAATTGTAAGGTAACAAATTCTTGAAAAATTTTCTCAGTATTATTTGGATCTGGATTTTTCACTAAGTTACAATCCCTTCCACACCCGTTACAATCGCCACCACCATAATCCAAAAAGTTTGTAAACGTTTGTTTTCGCAAAAATCCAAAGATACGAAGTTGGATTTTTCCAGGATTCATCTCTTTCACTTCATAATTTCCTAATCCATAAAACCGATTTGAACTTTCTTCTCCAACATCGTAATTTGTTCTCGCTGTTGAACCTTCTAAAAAGAATGTCCCATCCGAACGCAATCGAATTGTCCAATCAGAGGAAGTAGGAGGATCCATGTTCTCTTCCATAGCCACTTGGTTTTCTGCTCCTGCAGGTTGGTCCACAACTGCTTCATCACCTGAAACAGCATAAACTTCTCTACCTGTTAAACCTCGATTTAAGACCATACGTAGTGAAGATTTGGAAAATGAATCATAATTCTTTGCAGCAGTGTCTTTGGATTTTGGAAGAGTATCCATGGCAAACCAATCACCATCATGACCAAAACGAAGTTCTGATAAAACAATCCCTTTCTCTGTCAATCCAGGATAAATCTCTTCCACTTTCATGGTTAGTTTTTTACCCTTAAAGGTTGATGGCAGTTGAATTTCCTGGCTACCCATTGTATCTTCTACATTGATTTTGGCAGAATAACCATCATCACCAGTTAATAAAAATGCTTTAACTCTGCCATTTTTAATACAATGGACATCGGATCTTTGGTAACCATTCCATAGTTTAATGACAGAAATCTTTTTTGTATCCACAAAATTAAAGTTAAATGATACTCCAACTCCACCTTTGACAGATGCATACCCATTCTCATACTTAGAATCAAATAGATTCATCACAGAATATGTTGGTTCAGGTGAAGCAGTCTCAGAAGCGGTTACCGTTCCAGATACAATTTCTGGTGTATAAGTTCGATATGCTTTTTTGGCATCATCGTAAAATTTAACTGCTTTTAAACATATATTTTGGTTTCTTTGAAAATTCAAAGTTACTGATCTCGCTTGCACAACTGGATCAAAAATAACTTCTGAGTTTGCTTTTTCTATATCCGTACTTGCATATACTTCATCAAAGTTTACATAAGCAGCGACTCGGTCTTTAAATTGACCATTACAAGATTCGATCGATACTTTGGTTAACGGGAATGCATTGTCTGCATAAAAATGTAACTTAACGAATTCTGCACCTGGCTCAGCCTTCCATTCTTTGCCGTCTAACACCAAAAAGGGGAGGCCATTCTCCATAGATGTAGATGTCACCATTGAAAAATGGAGTTTTTTCCCACAATTGACAGCGAATGTTACCATTAGAATCAAAACAAAAAATAGACTGGATTTGAGTTTCATTATTGGTCCTTTGAAAATGTGGATTTAAAAGAACCCATTGTACGGAAAAAAGGCAAGAAATTTTTTATGGACTCGTATCTTTTAGTAATCTTTCCCAAGTATCTTGGTTTAATGCACCAACGATCCATTTCCCATTGACCCAAAATGTAGGGATTGAAGTGACTCCAAGTTTTTTTGCTTCTTCCCAATCTTTTTTTACTAAGTCTAGATATTTTTTTGTTTCTCTTTGTGAATCACATTCAGACCAAACTCCAGATTGGTTAGGCATTGGATCTTCTGATTTGATCATCGTTTTCGCATGGGCATATAGGTTTTGCATATGATCTGTAAAATGAACTGGATCTCTATCCCACAAACAACGTGACACAACGAGTGGTGCTATACTTTGGTTTGTATCTCCGTCCAGTGGGAAATCTTTATGGATATAATAAATTTGATTTTTGTATTTCGATAAAAGTTTTTTTGTATGGGGAAAGGTTTCCTTACAAAAGCCACATAAATAATCGCTCCATTCGATGACCACCCATTTCGAATGAGGTTGGCCAAATTGAGGTGAGGTCTTAATTTCTATCTTTGAAAGTAAACTTGTCCTTGATTGGTCATAAGGTTTTTGTTTTATACTTATATTTGATTTTTTAAATATACGACTCCAAACAATTCGAATGCGAATCATTTCTCTCAATCGATCAATTGCATCTGTATCCTGTATCGAACTTCGTATTTGTTTTTTCTCTGATACCCAGTAATGATTGATGTCCATCTCGGAAACAAGTTTTTTCTCAGTTTCCTTCCATTCTGACAAGGTAATTCCAAGTGAATTTGCTTTCTCATTCAATTGGTTCAAATGAATCTCTGATGAAAGTGTTTCCTTGATCGATTCCTCGGAAGGTAAGGTTTCAGGTAGATACTGATTTTCCGACAAAGGTTCAGAACAAGAAAAAATAAAGAAAAATAAAACGACTATGGGCACATTCGAAATCTTATGATCTTTAGAAAATAGTCTCAAGTATTTTTGTATGATCAAAATTATTTTTTTGATTGAAAGTGGAAATTCTTTCCATTTTGATGAGTCTCTTGTATGAAAATTAAAATCCTCTCGCGCATATTACAGTTATTAGCTCTTTACCTCTTCTTTACTTCGGTTTATTCGAGTTTAGGTAAAATCATTACCATTCAGTCGGGAACCAAAATTTTTGGTAAAGTTGTATCATCATACAAAGAAACCGATTATTCTACACAAACCGGTAACAAAAGTTATGGCACAACTCACTACATCCTAAGACCAATCATCAAATACCAAGTGAATGGAGAATCTTATGAAATTCATGGAAAAATTCTAGGTGAAGTCGGAAATCAATACCATATTGGACAAACAGTTCCCTTATACCTTTCTGAAAACCAACCTGATTATGCGATTATCAATTCCTTTTATGAATTGTGGTATGAGCCATTGAGAAATGCATTCTTCAGCATAGGGTTGTTTTTAATTGGAACTTTCCTGGGCCAAATTCTTTCGAAGATAAAAAAAACAATAGTCAATTTGTTCAATCCACAAGCATACTTGGATCAGTTCTAAAATTCAGATGGTTTCAAAACGGTTACCATTTAAAAATTTTCGAATCGGAATGGGAATCCTACTCTTCTGTCTCATGCCCAATTCAATATTTTGCCAAAGCAAAGATATGGTGAAATTAGAATGGTATCATTATATTCTCCTTTCCCCTG encodes the following:
- the lsa20 gene encoding LIC11469 family lipoprotein adhesin Lsa20, producing the protein MQQRLFLYIVFSLILLFNSCEEKVAPPIHEHNEVVVTNPIPSNKVKIDVRWVYTSLPLEMEIREPGGAQALALWTTGTVQDGKRVPFGDLIPNGQLVLKPGSKKQFLLVMKNPTDKPVYFFAAPHSAMPVEHSFGFKFKCLCVNHAFSVLPKETWYRVVEIRLAPDFLGDTLVLTHNLIGITKERMLQFEKGASKSLPSEMD
- a CDS encoding thioredoxin domain-containing protein — its product is MPIVVLFFFIFSCSEPLSENQYLPETLPSEESIKETLSSEIHLNQLNEKANSLGITLSEWKETEKKLVSEMDINHYWVSEKKQIRSSIQDTDAIDRLREMIRIRIVWSRIFKKSNISIKQKPYDQSRTSLLSKIEIKTSPQFGQPHSKWVVIEWSDYLCGFCKETFPHTKKLLSKYKNQIYYIHKDFPLDGDTNQSIAPLVVSRCLWDRDPVHFTDHMQNLYAHAKTMIKSEDPMPNQSGVWSECDSQRETKKYLDLVKKDWEEAKKLGVTSIPTFWVNGKWIVGALNQDTWERLLKDTSP
- a CDS encoding DUF3592 domain-containing protein — translated: MKIKILSRILQLLALYLFFTSVYSSLGKIITIQSGTKIFGKVVSSYKETDYSTQTGNKSYGTTHYILRPIIKYQVNGESYEIHGKILGEVGNQYHIGQTVPLYLSENQPDYAIINSFYELWYEPLRNAFFSIGLFLIGTFLGQILSKIKKTIVNLFNPQAYLDQF
- a CDS encoding NADase-type glycan-binding domain-containing protein; translated protein: MKLKSSLFFVLILMVTFAVNCGKKLHFSMVTSTSMENGLPFLVLDGKEWKAEPGAEFVKLHFYADNAFPLTKVSIESCNGQFKDRVAAYVNFDEVYASTDIEKANSEVIFDPVVQARSVTLNFQRNQNICLKAVKFYDDAKKAYRTYTPEIVSGTVTASETASPEPTYSVMNLFDSKYENGYASVKGGVGVSFNFNFVDTKKISVIKLWNGYQRSDVHCIKNGRVKAFLLTGDDGYSAKINVEDTMGSQEIQLPSTFKGKKLTMKVEEIYPGLTEKGIVLSELRFGHDGDWFAMDTLPKSKDTAAKNYDSFSKSSLRMVLNRGLTGREVYAVSGDEAVVDQPAGAENQVAMEENMDPPTSSDWTIRLRSDGTFFLEGSTARTNYDVGEESSNRFYGLGNYEVKEMNPGKIQLRIFGFLRKQTFTNFLDYGGGDCNGCGRDCNLVKNPDPNNTEKIFQEFVTLQLKGKQFYLINSKKTDNLDFSTLELNLE